From the genome of Aspergillus fumigatus Af293 chromosome 1, whole genome shotgun sequence, one region includes:
- a CDS encoding arabinogalactan endo-1,4-beta-galactosidase, translated as MRRSSFLVLRVLWSCFPSGESPLGKMLGKTVLLPLLVLLCHSLASASLVYRGADISSLLIEEKAGIEYKNVNGQTQPLENILKANGVNSVRQRVWVNPSDGSYNLDYNVKLAKRVKAAGMSVYLDLHFSDTWADPSHQTTPRGWSTNDIGTLTWQVYNYTMEVCNTFASNGIDVSIVAIGNEIRNGLLWPLGKPDNYANIANILHSAAFGVKDSTLSPKPKIMIHLDNGWDWSAQKFFYNRVLSSGANLVKSDFDLIGVSYYPFYNPSATLSALTTSLKNLRSTYGKDVLVVETDWPVSCPNPAYAFPSDLKDIPFSVAGQTTFVQRVANIVAQTPGGIGLYYWEPAWVQNAALGSSCADNLMVDWSTRQARTSLSVFATI; from the exons ATGAGACGCTCGTCTTTCCTCGTTCTACGGGTGCTCTGGTCTTGTTTTCCATCCGGTGAATCTCCTTTGGGAAAGATGCTCGGCAAGACGGTCCTTCTACCCCTTTTGGTTCTCCTCTGTCACTCTCTTGCTTCTGCGTCGCTTGTCTACCGCGGCGCTGATATTTCCTCCCTGCTgatcgaggagaaggccggGATTGAGTACAAGAACGTGAACGGCCAGACGCAGCCGCTTGAGAATATTCTCAAGGCGAACGGTGTGAATTCCGTTCGCCAGCGGGTGTGGGTGAATCCTAGCGATGGATCTTACAATCTGGACTATAACGTCAAGTTGGCGAAGAGGGTGAAAGCCGCTGGGATGAGCGTTTACCTGGACTTGCACTTCAGTGATACTTGGGCGGATCCGAGCCATCAG ACTACACCCCGCGGATGGTCGACCAACGACATTGGCACTCTTACCTGGCAAGTGTACAACTACACGATGGAGGTCTGCAACACGTTTGCCAGCAACGGCATCGACGTCTCCATCGTGGCTATCGGCAACGAGATTCGCAACGGACTGCTATGGCCGCTCGGCAAACCCGATAACTACGCCAACATCGCCAACATCCTGCACTCGGCGGCATTCGGCGTCAAGGACTCGACCCTATCGCCCAAGCCGAAGATCATGATCCACCTCGACAACGGCTGGGACTGGTCGGCACAGAAGTTCTTCTACAACCGTGTCCTGTCGTCAGGCGCGAACCTGGTCAAGTCCGACTTTGACCTCATCGGCGTCTCGTACTACCCGTTCTACAACCCCAGCGCCACCCTGTCGGCACTCACGACCAGCCTGAAGAACCTCCGCTCGACCTACGGCAAGGACGTGCTGGTCGTTGAGACAGACTGGCCCGTCTCGTGCCCGAACCCAGCGTATGCGTTCCCTTCTGACCTCAAGGATATTCCCTTCTCGGTAGCTGGGCAGACGACTTTTGTGCAGCGCGTTGCAAATATCGTGGCACAGACGCCGGGAGGGATCGGCCTGTATTACTGGGAGCCAGCTTGGGTGCAGAATGCGGCCTTAGGCTCGAGCTGTGCAGACAACTTGAT